The proteins below are encoded in one region of Aspergillus nidulans FGSC A4 chromosome III:
- a CDS encoding uncharacterized protein (transcript_id=CADANIAT00005288) has protein sequence MSHLLFETIPELQIMVCRQCKHGVHLIEVETHLYRKHFMTSLQIQPVLETVQQWTNLIRDPGAVEIPRALDHPLPILPVSTNGMQCRRDLDCPYIATNLNTMHNHWQQVHGWTQYKRRGRAKQSYHMVAWQQVFPTRKNSHLVHIRSCDPTPDEPPVPTTAHQQIAAEIKARAANNKQLATCRTAESDTLHDANPWLRMTRWARYLADVHFQDLLDVVTPPDCDENDATLHEQGDPVSQATQRVWDAMGQLARRSQRTVQHCGNGIHMTAASTMPNQIPHQPLRAYMDETSIAKHMRPWQQILLFIIRTQTEWPWRQKKPSYVMTARQQWTWQRLWQHACRSDKAGASPASRQSPDPMDDRLEAFVMTPLETACLDFCIELLNQKTKVHKYESPLVCAMAVLGRGEQGWRDADSYPLILSRVLKVARFLVVQKALWLDPQHWAIIQMWAAAAEQGSWMGEAADQELAWLFEDKGYAEASSPSSPSSPETVSASQGRTIGCIRSRSFQTGVDWMVQRFMVRGQHGPVKVLLDWRTYGLKVHYNTTAPGHVTWMGQERLLYKQMEFTIGQFRGFVHAGKTWLVDRISTEPAVARAFITQGAVSANKVQKYFQQVARFKEKLAVAVHLTSGAPARVPELLSIQHVNTDNNWRRNIFIKDSLVVFVTAYHKGFYASNDVKIIHRYLPREVGELVMWYLWLVLPFVRQLAVTWRQVMFSSTSQGSNASELPTHHSSYLWGPDVGTGREWSSERLREVLKRESETSISAQYPLNIANYRDIAIGISRRFLRASSVFPNNIQAEREQAMAALEADEDLDEMGNIADEQAGHSPHVAAMVYGRKSSKLAGSTTTRRLRFRASSTDWHRFLGFPDPLPVNTVLGKRANPWEEQAVDHQEQQQQQLAQTDMAQALQRMTGRPALQLRGVQAPALKAIQDGASPVVAIMPTGSGKSMLFMLPAYAAPGGCTIMVVPLLSLRADLMMRCQALGISCVSWESRRPPDEAAIVLVTPESTENPDFHTFLNRQRQMRRLDRIVIDECHVILNDQKDFQPAMARLGRLVSAQTQLVFLTAMLPPIEEARFLRRIKHQRSEVGIHRARTSRRNVAYRMVRPSLPRGVPRKPHQWLTQPNVRGFIQQRIQQAGDGQVIVYANIKSQVDAISCELGCEAYHSAVLDQTGVMQRFQSSQTRIIAATSALGMGIDIPDIRCVIHLGRPRTLLDYSQESGRAGRDGLASKAVIVHPQGWDDLDPWVDRVSDAEFEHIQAYMEVVEGVGCRRYVLDQYLDGTVDGYTRQQCQDQDPDKLPCDACRPDRQDERTPTPSPSLSPAASAAECNVDMSNRPNDPPNAQNRPVLLDLPRSAAVAPSFKALAPPAAVSTVPADGMTPAQYQHTTIRQQTATVQWGLDREFLEQEAWRWLHQYYICTVAGRDGNHELYNCRHPDSQTAKQWMVQLRSQIDYAPFRCYFQCGMPQSVCQGWQAGQECLWRGALISTIAGMLYGPHGAQVQSAWQRHLAGRMVEQRMVYAQKARRQVDAHVVDVQEVTSVAAFLGQATADRQGMEMQAAFCWLRRVCQECEAA, from the exons ATGTCTCACCTACTCTTTGAAACAATCCCTgagctgcagatcatggtctGCCGCCAATGCAAGCACGGGGTTCACCTAATTGAGGTGGAAACCCACCTTTACCGGAAGCATTTCATGACCAGCTTGCAGATCCAGCCTGTCCTCGAGACTGTCCAACAATGGACCAACCTGATCCGGGACCCTGGTGCTGTTGAGATTCCTCGGGCATTGGATCATCCCCTGCCAATTCTCCCAGTCTCGACCAACGGCATGCAGTGTCGACGTGATCTGGACTGCCCATACATTGCGACCAACCTTAATACTATGCACAATCactggcagcaggtgcaTGGATGGACCCAATACAAGAGACGTGGCCGAGCCAAG CAATCATATCACATGGttgcctggcagcaggtgtTTCCAACGCGCAAGAACTCGCACCTGGTTCATATCCGATCATGCGACCCCACGCCTGACGAGCCCCCAGTACCGACAACTGCCCATCAGCAGATTGCTGCTGAAATCAAAGCACGCGCTgccaacaacaagcagctgGCAACCTGCCGGACGGCCGAGAGCGATACACTGCATGATGCGAACCcatggctgcgcatgacCCGATGGGCACGATACCTTGCAGACGTGCACTTCCAAGACCTCCTCGACGTCGTCACGCCCCCTGACTGCGATGAGAACGACGCCACCCTGCATGAACAAGGAGATCCCGTCAGCCAGGCAACGCAGCGCGTGTGGGACGCCATGGGGCAGCTGGCTCGGCGCAGTCAGCGCACGGTGCAGCACTGTGGGAATGGCATTCACATGACGGCTGCCAGCACAATGCCCAACCAGATCCCCCATCAACCATTGCGAGCGTACATGGATGAGACGAGCATAGCCAAGCACATGCGGCCgtggcagcagatcctgctgttCATCATTCGCACGCAGACTGAGTGGCCATGGCGACAGAAGAAGCCCAGCTATGTCATGACCGCACGACAGCAGTGGACCTGGCAGCGACTGTGGCAGCACGCCTGCCGATCAGACAAGGCAGGCGCGTCGCCGGCGTCACGCCAGAGTCCCGATCCGATGGACGATCGACTCGAGGCGTTCGTGATGACCCCGTTGGAGACAGCCTGCCTCGACTTCTGCATCGAGCTGCTCaaccagaagaccaaggtgCACAAGTACGAGAGCCCGTTAGTATGTGCGATGGCGGTCCTCGGTCGCGgcgagcagggctggcgcgaCGCCGACAGCTATCCACTGATCCTCTCGCGCGTGCTGAAGGTGGCGCGCTTTCTCGTCGTGCAGAAGGCGTTGTGGCTCGACCCCCAGCACTGGGCCATCATCCAGATGTGGGCAGCGGCCGCCGAGCAGGGCTCGTGGATGGGCGAGGCGGCAGACCAGGAGCTCGCATGGCTGTTCGAGGACAAAGGGTACGCCGAGGCCTCGTCCCCGTCGAGTCCGTCGAGCCCAGAGACCGTATCAGCATCCCAAGGCCGCACGATTGGCTGCATTCGATCCCGGTCATTTCAGACTGGCGTCGACTGGATGGTGCAGCGATTCATGGTCCGTGGCCAGCACGGCCCCGTCAAAGTGCTGCTTGACTGGCGCACGTACGGACTGAAGGTGCACTACAACACCACGGCGCCAGGGCATGTGACATGGATGGGGCAGGAGCGGCTGCTGTACAAGCAGATGGAATTCACCATAGGCCAGTTTCGCGGTTTTGTGCATG CGGGGAAGACATGGCTGGTCGACCGGATCAGCACTGAACCGGCCGTTGCTCGAGCCTTCATCACCCAGGGCGCTGTCAGTGCGAACAAGGTGCAGAAGTACTTTCAGCAGGTCGCACGattcaaagagaagctggcggtgGCCGTGCACCTCACCAGCGGGGCGCCAGCGCGCGTGCCCGAGCTGCTGAGCATCCAGCACGTCAACACCGACAACAACTGGCGTCGCAACATCTTCATTAAGGACAGCCTCGTCGTGTTCGTGACGGCGTACCACAAGGGGTTTTACGCGAGCAACGACGTCAAGATCATCCACCGGTACCTGCCTCGCGAAGTGGGCGAGCTTGTTATGTGGtacttgtggctggtgctgccaTTTGTGCGCCAGCTCGCGGTGACATGGCGCCAGGTGATGTtcagcagcaccagccagGGTAGTAATGCCAGCGAGCTGCCGACGCACCACAGCTCGTATCTGTGGGGGCCGGATGTCGGAACAGGTCGCGAATGGTCCAGCGAGCGCCTGCgcgaggtgctgaagcgGGAGAGCGAGACCAGTATCAGCGCCCAGTATCCGCTGAACATCGCCAACTATCGCGACATTGCCATTGGCATCAGCCGTCGATTCCTGCGCGCGTCGAGCGTGTTCCCAAACAACATCCAGGCCGAGCGCGAGCAGGCGATGGCCGCCCTGGAGGCAGACGAGGATCTCGATGAGATGGGCAATATCGCGGACGAGCAGGCAGGGCACTCGCCCCATGTGGCAGCGATGGTGTATGGGcgcaagagcagcaagctCGCTGGCAGCACGACGACGCGCCGGCTGCGGTTTCGAGCGTCGAGCACTGACTGGCATCGCTTTCTGGGGTTTCCAGACCCGCTACCAGTCAACACGGTGCTGGGCAAGCGCGCTAACCCGtgggaggagcaggctgtcGACCATcaggagcaacagcaacagcagctggcccAGACAGACATGGCGCAGGCATTGCAGCGCATGACAGGACGGCCCGCGCTGCAGTTGCGCGGGGTGCAGGCACCAGCGCTGAAGGCGATCCAGGACGGTGCCAGCCCTGTAGTTGCAATCATGCCCACAGGCAGTGGCAAGAGCATGCTGTTCATGTTGCCTGCGTATGCGGCCCCAGGGGGATGCACAATCATGGTGGTGCCCCTGCTGTCGCTGCGCGCGGACCTGATGATGCGCTGTCAGGCCCTGGGCATCTCGTGCGTGTCGTGGGAGAGCCGCCGGCCCCCTGACGAGGCAGCGATCGTGCTTGTGACGCCTGAGTCGACTGAGAACCCGGATTTCCACACGTTCCTGAACCGCCAACGGCAGATGCGACGGCTCGACCGCATTGTCATCGACGAGTGCCATGTCATCCTCAACGATCAGAAGGATTTCCAGCCGGCAATGGCGCGCCTTGGGCGTCTTGTCAGTGCCCAGACGCAGCTGGTGTTTTTGACAGCGATGCTGCCCCCGATAGAGGAAGCACGGTTCCTGCGACGCATTAAGCATCAACGCAGCGAGGTTGGCATCCATCGCGCGCGGACAAGTCGGCGCAATGTCGCGTATCGCATGGTTCGGCCGTCGCTGCCCCGAGGCGTCCCTCGCAAGCCACACCAGTGGTTGACACAGCCCAACGTGCGGGGATTCATCCAGCAGCGCATCCAGCAGGCTGGTGATGGCCAGGTGATTGTGTACGCCAACATCAAGAGCCAGGTTGATGCCATCAGCTGCGAGCTGGGCTGCGAGGCGTACCACAGTGCTGTTCTGGACCAGACGGGGGTGATGCAACGGttccagagcagccagaccCGCATCATTGCTGCGACGAGCGCCTTGGGCATGGGCATCGACATCCCCGACATCCGGTGCGTGATCCATCTGGGTCGGCCACGGACGCTGCTCGACTATAGCCAGGAGAGTGGGCGCGCAGGGCGCGACGGCTTGGCAAGCAAGGCCGTCATCGTGCACCCCCAGGGCTGGGACGACCTTGATCCGTGGGTTGACCGGGTGTCGGACGCCGAGTTCGAGCACATACAGGCGTACATGGAGGTCGTCGAGGGGGTGGGGTGTCGTCGGTACGTCCTCGACCAGTATCTGGACGGGACGGTCGACGGATACACGCGCCAGCAGTgccaggatcaggatccCGACAAGCTGCCATGCGATGCCTGCCGGCCGGATAGGCAGGACGAGCGAACCCCaacgccatcgccatcactgtcgccagcagcatcagcagcagaatgcaACGTCGACATGAGTAACCGGCCCAACGATCCCCCCAATGCACAAAATAGGCCCGTTCTGCTCGATT TGCCGCGATCTGCAGCAGTAGCACCCTCATTCAAGGCACTGGcgcctcctgcagctgtttcGACAGTCCCAGCAGATGGCATGACACCAGCACAATACCAGCACACCACTATCCGGCAGCAGACGGCCACCGTGCAGTGGGGCTTGGATCGCGAGTTCCTTGAGCAAGAGGCCTGGCGATGGCTGCACCAATACTACATCTGCACAGTAGCCGGGCGTGACGGCAACCATGAGCTGTACAACTGCCGTCACCCCGACAGCCAGACTGCCAAACAGTGGATGGTGCAGCTGCGATCCCAGATCGACTATGCGCCGTTCCGCTGTTATTTCCAGTGTGGGATGCCACAGTCAGTCTGCCAGGGCTGGCAGGCCGGGCAGGAGTGTCTGTGGCGCGGGGCGCTGATCTCGACCATTGCAGGGATGCTGTACGGGCCTCACGGGGCTCAGGTGCAGTCCGCCTGGCAGCGCCATTTGGCCGGACGGATGGTCGAGCAGCGGATGGTGTATGCGCAGAAGGCGCGGCGCCAGGTCGACGCCCATGTAGTGGATGTGCAGGAGGTCACCTCGGTGGCGGCCTTCCTCGGGCAGGCAACAGCTGACAGACAGGGCATGGAGATGCAGGCTGCATTCTGCTGGTTACGGCGGGTTTGTCAGGAGTGCGAAGCAGCATGA
- a CDS encoding protein llmE (transcript_id=CADANIAT00005289), with amino-acid sequence MSLDPVDEIMPIFPLLEASILGDRPTPQPAHFRVSTVISQNHADPFCAYPVPMSNAIKPKITQRLLTISNERRQNLERSSAGSRDCGGRVYSVNPQAILDVGTGTGIWAIDVADAFPAARVTGLDLSPIQPTFVPPTCSFEIDDVTMPWTYDTEQFDLIYVREMFGSIPDWDAFLRQCWASLRPGGYIEVVEHSITPIWDADTSLGPIYALWEQTMAQVEQVSGRSFSIWRESAQVLEGSGFQDITKRSYKWPISGWNTDPRLRELGRLNQLRLLQAIEDIFLRHLTSTMAWPYDAVQNFIERIRSTIRDEQRHLYQPVTVVYGRKPCPSSEIL; translated from the exons ATGAGCTTGGACCCCGTTGATGAGATTATGCCGATATTTCCTTTACTGGAAGCATCTATCCTAGGAGATCGCCCCACACCTCAGCCCGCGCATT TCAGAGTATCTACTGTCATCAGCCAGAACCATGCCGACCCTTTTTGCGCCTATCCTGTGCCAATGAGCAACGccat CAAGCCAAAGATCACTCAGAGATTGCTTACAATTTCGAACGAACGCCGTCAGAATCTTGAAcgatcttctgcaggatcCCGTGACTGCGGTGGCAGAGTCTACAGTGTTAACCCACAG GCGATCCTCGATGTAGGAACTGGTACGGGGATCTGGGCGAT AGATGTCGCCGATGCGTTCCCAGCCGCTAGAGTTACTGGGTTGGATCTTTCGCCCATTCAACCCACATTTGTCCCTCCGACCTGCTCGTTCGAAATAGATGACGTAACCATGCCATGGACGTATGATACGGAACAATTTGACTTGATCTACGTCCGCGAGATGTTCGGCTCGATACCTGATTGGGATGCGTTTCTCCGGCAATGTTGGGCCTCTCTACGACCAGGTGGCTACATAGAAGTTGTTGAGCATTCGATTACGCCCATATGGGACGCTGATACCAGCCTGGGACCTATCTACGCATTATGGGAGCAGACAATGGCGCAGGTTGAGCAGGTATCTGGCAGGAGTTTCTCGATCTGGCGTGAAAGCGCACAGGTGCTGGAGGGTAGTGGCTTCCAAGATATTACCAAAAGATCTTACAAATGGCCTATTAGCGG ATGGAACACAGATCCTCGATTGCGCGAGTTAGGCCGACTAAATCAACTTCGGCTTCTCCAGGCGATCGAAGACATATTTCTTCGCCATTTGACGTCAACCATGGCATGGCCCTACGATGCGGTCCAGAATTTTATAGAGCGGATACGTTCTACTATAAGAGATGAGCAGCGCCACCTCTACCAGCCAGTCACAGTTGTGTATGGACGAAAACCATGTCCCAGTTCCGAAATCCTTTAA
- a CDS encoding protein arfB (transcript_id=CADANIAT00005290), whose amino-acid sequence MSLNTANSGLTGPVSDTTNTATTATKPVANTVKDTTSSTLPGTFPKEEPPTNERNNVTIPSWGSLQTSFTAWLKSFIPRAVDIFETAVRRFINWLIPPARQAEMYKTAMEHPIAATFLACQLLCVGIPFILFVAGTLLFAAVALIVWVVLSMLILGPIFLVASMLGVGLWGWGWFLFGLVWWLDRLVLGGVMNRFWVQQMQARKAEEEAEEMEKQRDGEDGEKGTAKETNEEKSDG is encoded by the coding sequence ATGTCCCTCAACACGGCAAACTCTGGCCTTACAGGCCCCGTCAGCGACACCACAAACACCGCAACCACCGCCACAAAACCCGTCGCCAACACAGTCAAAGACACCACCTCGTCCACCCTCCCAGGCACCTTCCCGAAAGAAGAGCCGCCTACAAACGAAAGAAACAACGTCACCATCCCCTCCTGGGGCTCCCTCCAGACCTCCTTCACGGCATGGCTGAAATCATTTATCCCCCGGGCCGTGGATATCTTTGAGACTGCCGTCCGCCGATTCATCAACTGGCTTATCCCCCCAGCGAGACAGGCTGAGATGTACAAGACTGCCATGGAACATCCGATTGCGGCGACATTCCTGGCTTGTCAGCTTCTTTGTGTGGGGATTCCGTTTATACTTTTCGTGGCGGGGACGTTGCTTTTCGCTGCTGTGGCGTTGATTGTTTGGGTTGTCTTGAGTATGCTGATACTTGGTCCGATTTTCCTTGTTGCGAGTATGCTGGGAGTCGGGCTTTGGGGGTGGGGGTGGTTTTTGTTTGGGCTTGTTTGGTGGCTGGATCGGTTAGTGCTGGGGGGTGTGATGAATCGGTTCTGGgtgcagcagatgcaggccaggaaggccgaggaggaggcggaggagatggagaagcagagagaTGGTGAGGATGGAGAAAAAGGAACGGCGAAGGAGAcgaatgaggagaagagtgATGGTTAA
- a CDS encoding uncharacterized protein (transcript_id=CADANIAT00005291), whose translation MSESAVPRNPTSPDETFRNATACLSQKLKAQETQKFFSHQLYSIIFVLLTIVQLMVGATITALGPLSGRYMVVITILGAVTTVIAGLLAFMEGRGLPQRHRKDLVEIRKVQTYIAGAEIKLKYGDRARAVRDVDAFIEEARARYERMQNVIDMNHPDSYADGPQLERCNRLEGHRPVADERTPLLRAAAARATGADEEGGLGGR comes from the coding sequence ATGTCCGAGTCTGCAGTACCGAGAAATCCCACTTCCCCTGATGAGACCTTCCGCAATGCCACCGCCTGTTTATCCCAAAAGCTCAAGGCCCAGGAAACCCAGAAGTTCTTTTCTCACCAGCTGTATTcaatcatcttcgtcttgctCACTATCGTCCAGCTGATGGTCGGCGCAACAATCACCGCCCTGGGACCATTATCCGGCAGATACATGGTGGTAATCACCATCCTAGGGGCCGTGACTACCGTCATCGCTGGTCTCCTTGCCTTCATGGAGGGTCGTGGATTGCCACAACGTCACCGGAAGGATTTGGTTGAGATTAGAAAAGTTCAGACGTATATTGCAGGAGCGGAGATTAAGCTGAAATATGGCGATCGCGCTCGTGCAGTTCGAGACGTTGATGCTTTCATCGAGGAAGCCCGCGCCCGGTACGAGAGAATGCAGAACGTCATAGACATGAATCACCCTGACTCTTATGCGGATGGGCCCCAGTTAGAGAGATGCAACCGATTAGAGGGACATCGCCCAGTCGCGGATGAAAGGACGCCCCTACTCAGAGCCGCCGCGGCAAGGGCCACCGGAGCTGACGAGGAAGGTGGCCTTGGAGGCAGATGA
- a CDS encoding hemolysin III family protein (transcript_id=CADANIAT00005292), which translates to MPLYWDQLPSWQRDNQYILSGYRTVSNSFRESFASLGYLHNETVNIYSHLIPAILLSFFSIPLHTSLKARYTNVSTADTVVLSCFVLGAVLCLVISATFPTVQNHSPHVARIANQMDYIGIVFLIVGSFVPSIFYGFYCQPVLQTVYLTMITSLGLLCAAVSATPQFRHPTWRPFRARMFIALGLSALFPVVHGVMRFGIRQMDKQIGLSWVVLQGSLYIVGACFYATQVPERIYPGVFDIWISSHQIFHFMVVMAIISHLYGLINAFDYNHNHLAIHC; encoded by the exons ATGCCATTATACTGGGATCAACTACCCTCTTGGCAACGTGATAATCAATATATTCTTTCAGGTTATAGGACTGTCTCTAATTCTTTTCGCGAGTCGTTCGCGAGTCTTGGTTATCTCCATAATGAGACCGTCAACATCTACTCCCATCTTATCCCTGCGATTCTCCTTTCATTTTTCAGCATCCCGCTCCATACGTCACTCAAGGCCAGGTACACAAACGTATCAACAGCAGATACTGTAGTTTTGAGCTGCTTCGTCTTGGGAGCTGTGTTGTGCCTGGTCATATCAGCAACATTTCCTACTGTTCAGAATCATTCCCCGCACGTTGCACGCATTGCAAACCAAATGGATTATATTGGCATTGTATTCCTGATCGTTGGAAGTTTTGTTCCGAGTATCTTCTATGGGTTTTACTGCCAACCTGTTTTACAAACGGTCTATCTAACCATG ATAACTTCCCTCGGCCTACTTTGCGCCGCGGTTTCCGCAACTCCTCAATTTCGGCACCCCACGTGGCGGCCCTTTCGGGCGAGGATGTTCATCGCCCTTGGATTATCAGCGCTCTTCCCGGTGGTTCATGGAGTTATGAGGTTTGGTATTAGGCAAATGGACAAGCAGATCGGCCTTTCTTGGGTCGTTCTTCAGGGTTCGCTCTATATTGTAGGAGCCTGCTTTTATGCT ACCCAGGTCCCGGAGCGTATCTACCCTGGCGTGTTCGACATCTGGATAAGCTCTCACCAAATTTTCCACTTTATGGTGGTAATGGCTATAATATCTCACCTTTATGGATTGATCAATGCCTTTGATTACAATCATAATCATTTGGCCATACATTGTTGA